A window of Cellulomonas wangleii genomic DNA:
TGCCAGGTGCGGGCGGTGTCGGGTGCCATGCCCTCACGATCCTCGACGCGCGCGTTCCCGGCGCGCCGGGACGGCCCTCGACGCCCGAGGCTCAGCCGTCGCCCGACCCTGCGCCGGCGCGCGCCAGGAGGTACGCACGCACCGCCGCGTCGTCGGTGAGCTCGGCGGCCCGGCGGAACGCCTCCGCGGCCTGCGCCTCGCGCCCGGCACGGGCCAGCAGGTCCGCGCGCGCCGCCCACCACGGCTGGAACGCCGGCGACGGCTCGGGCGGCAGCGCCGTGAGCCCGGCGTCCGGGCCGTCGACGCGCCCGACGACCGCCGCGAGCGCGACCCGCCCGCCCAGGCTCGGCGCGACCGCGTCCAGGGCCGTGTAGAGGGTGCGCAGCGCGGCCCAGTCGGTGCGGCCCGTGCGACGGCGGTCGGCGTGCACCGCCTGGATCGCCGCCTCCAGGCGGAACCGCCCGGGCACACCGGGCCGCTGCGCCCGCCGCAGCAGCGCCTCGCCCTCGGTGAGCAGGTCCGCGTCCCACGTCGTGGGGTCCTGCTCGTCGAGCGGGACGAAGACGCCCGGCGGCTGCCGCCGGGCGAGCGACAGCGTGACCAGCGCCGCGAGCGCCCACGCCTCGGGCTCGTCGTCGAGCAGCGCGGCCAGGACCACGGCCAGGTGCTGGGCCTCGCCGGCGAGGTCGCGGGCGTCCTGCCGCCAGGTGACCGCAGCGCACGCGTAGACGGCCTCCAGCACCGGCGGCAGGCGCTCGGCCATGGCCGACCGGTCGGGGACGACGAAGGGGATGCGCGCCCGGGTGATGCGGCGCTTGGCGCGCACCAGGCGCTGCTGCATGGCGGCCGGTGTCACGGCGAACGCCCTGGCGACCTGCGCCGAGTCGAGCCCGAGCACGGTCTGCAGCATCAACGGTGTGCGGACGTCGGCGGCGATGGCGGGGTGCGCGCAGACGAACAGCAGCGCGAGGCGGCGGTCGGGGATCGCGGCCGGGTCGACGTCGGCGAGCGGGTCGTCCGCCGGCAGGTCGGCGAGGGCGTCGTCGGGCAGCGGCGCGGTGCGACGGTGCGCCGCGGAGCGCCACACGTCACGGATGCGGTTGCGGGCCACGGTCAGCAGCCAGGCGTCGGGGGTGCGCGGTACGCCGTCGTCCGGCCAGCGCGTGAGCGCCTGCTCGAAGGCGTCGGCCAGGGCGTCCTGCGCCAGGGCGACGTCCCCGGACTGCGCCGCGAGCAGCGCGACCAGCCGGCCGTACGAGTCGCGGGCGGCACGCTCGGCGGCCGCCCGCGCCCGTGCGGCGCTCACGCGTTCGGCGTCCAGACGCCGTCCACCGTGTACAGCGCGCCGGGGCGCACCTCGACCGCGCCCCACGAGACGCCCGGCGCACGCCGGGCCAGCTCGATCGCCGCGTCGAGGTCGGGGACGTCGACGACGAACGTGCCGCCGAGCTGGTCCTTGGTGTCCGCGAACGGTCCGTCCTGCACCTGCAGGACGCCGTCGACGGTGCGCAGCGTGGTCGTGCTCGACGACGGCTGCAGCACCTCCGCGCCGATCAGGGCCCCGGCGGCCTGCAGCGTGGCCGCGTACGCGCTGAACTCGCGCTCACCCTCCGCCCACGCGTCCTCGCCCATCTGCTCGGCCGTCATCTCGGGGTAGTGCAGCAGGATCGTGTAGCGCATGGCGTCCTCCTCGGACGGTCTGGTCGTCATCCTCGTCGTGGGCCGGGGTGGCCGCACACCCTCATGACGATCTCGGGGACGGCCGGCAGACACCCGGGGCGTGTCCGTCGGTGCGCAGTCAGGGCGTCGGCGTGCCGAACCACCGCGCCAGGTGCTCGACGAGCCCCACCTGGTCCTCCCCGAGCCAGGCCACGTAGCCGTCGGGGCGCAGCAGGACGGCGGGCAGGTCGAGCTCGTCCGTCGCGTCGACGACGTGGTCGACCCGGTCCGCCCACCCGCCCACCGACAGCGTCCCGCCGGGGTCCAGGACCAGGCCGCGCCCCGCGTGCAGGAGGGAGTACAGCCGTCCGCGGCCCAGGGCGACGTCCCGCAGCCGACGGCCCAGCAGCGGTGGCCCGTCGCCCAGGTCGTACCGGATGCCGGTCCCGCTGACCCGCCCGGCCAGCAGGCGGCCCACGTCCGGCAGTGCCATGAGCTCGGTGAGCAGGCGGCGCACCGCCTGCGGCCCGGGCTCGGTGCGCAGCAGCTCGCTCTGGGCGCGCGTCAGCGTCAGGACGTCCTGGGCCACCGGGCGCCGCTCGTCGCCGTACGTGTCCAGGAGCCGGTCCGGTGCCCAGCCGGCGACCTGCCCCGCGAGCTTCCAGCCCAGGTTGACCGCGTCCTGGATGCCGAGGTTGAGGCCCTGCCCGCCCAGCGGCGGGTGCACGTGCGCCGCGTCCCCGGCGATCAGGACCCGGCCCACCCGGTACCGGTCGGCCAGGCGGGTCGCGTCACCGAACCGCGTGAGCGACCGGGGGGAGTGCACCCCGAAGTCGGTGCCCGCGTACGCCCGCAGCCGCGTGCGCAGCTCGTCGAGCGTGGGCGGGACGGTGCGGTCCTCGGCGACCGCCGCCGCGGGGACGACCGCGCGGTGCAGCCCGTCACCCGCGGGCCCGACCCCGAACCCCTGGTGGCGCTCGCGGACGGCGGCGACGACGCGGGCGAGCTCGTCGGGCGGCGCGGTCACCTGCACCTCGGCGAGGATCCACTCGGTGGTCGCCGCCTCGCCCGGGAACCCGATGCCGACGGCCCGGCGCACCAGGCTGTGCCCGCCGTCGCACCCGACCAGCCACGCCGCGCGCTCCCGTGTCCCGTCGGCGAGCGCGACCGTCACGCCCTCGTCGTCCTGCTCGACGCCCGTGACCTCGCACCCGCGACGCACCCGGGCGCCGAGCTCGAGGGCCCGCTCCGTCAGCAGCCGGTCGGTCACCGGCTGGGGGATGCCGAGCACGTAGCGGTGCGCGGTGTCGAGGTCCGCCGGCGCCGGCCGGTCGATCCCCGCCAGGTGCCCCACCGCCTGCGGGTACGGCTGCCCGTGCGCCAGGAACCGGTCCAGCAGGCCGCGCTGGTCCAGCACCTCGATGCTCCGTGGGTGCAGGCCCAGCGACCGCACCGCCGGGCTCGGCTCGGCGTCCCGCTCGAGCACCAGCACGTCCGCACCGTGCAGGCGCAGCTCGGCGGCCAGCATCATGCCGGTCGGCCCACCGCCGCTGATGACGACGTCCGTCATACGTCCCCCTCGGATGTCCGCGACCCGCCCGTCCGTGCGGTCGCCGGCTGCCACCGTCCCTCCGCCACTGGTCACATGGGAGGACGTCGCCCCTCTGCCACCGTCCCCGACCGACCAGTGGTCACGTGGGAGCACCTCAACCCTCTGCCACTGCCCCCAACTGACCAGTGGTCACCCGGCTCGGCCCACCGGCTGCTCACGGTCGCACCGGGCTGCGGTCGACCATCCTGGGCGACGACGGGGGTCTTGCGGCAAGCCCATGCCCGCGCCATAGTCTGAGTACGGCAGGGGAGACTCAGGTCCCCTGCCTTTCGTGTGCCTGGGGGAGGCCGGGTGGGGTTGCCCGGGCGGGAGGATCGGGTCGTCAGGCCGGTGGGAACTCCTTCGCCAGCGCCTCGTGCACCGCGACGACCTCGGTCTCGCC
This region includes:
- a CDS encoding RNA polymerase sigma factor, with translation MSAARARAAAERAARDSYGRLVALLAAQSGDVALAQDALADAFEQALTRWPDDGVPRTPDAWLLTVARNRIRDVWRSAAHRRTAPLPDDALADLPADDPLADVDPAAIPDRRLALLFVCAHPAIAADVRTPLMLQTVLGLDSAQVARAFAVTPAAMQQRLVRAKRRITRARIPFVVPDRSAMAERLPPVLEAVYACAAVTWRQDARDLAGEAQHLAVVLAALLDDEPEAWALAALVTLSLARRQPPGVFVPLDEQDPTTWDADLLTEGEALLRRAQRPGVPGRFRLEAAIQAVHADRRRTGRTDWAALRTLYTALDAVAPSLGGRVALAAVVGRVDGPDAGLTALPPEPSPAFQPWWAARADLLARAGREAQAAEAFRRAAELTDDAAVRAYLLARAGAGSGDG
- a CDS encoding YciI family protein, with protein sequence MRYTILLHYPEMTAEQMGEDAWAEGEREFSAYAATLQAAGALIGAEVLQPSSSTTTLRTVDGVLQVQDGPFADTKDQLGGTFVVDVPDLDAAIELARRAPGVSWGAVEVRPGALYTVDGVWTPNA
- a CDS encoding FAD-dependent monooxygenase → MTDVVISGGGPTGMMLAAELRLHGADVLVLERDAEPSPAVRSLGLHPRSIEVLDQRGLLDRFLAHGQPYPQAVGHLAGIDRPAPADLDTAHRYVLGIPQPVTDRLLTERALELGARVRRGCEVTGVEQDDEGVTVALADGTRERAAWLVGCDGGHSLVRRAVGIGFPGEAATTEWILAEVQVTAPPDELARVVAAVRERHQGFGVGPAGDGLHRAVVPAAAVAEDRTVPPTLDELRTRLRAYAGTDFGVHSPRSLTRFGDATRLADRYRVGRVLIAGDAAHVHPPLGGQGLNLGIQDAVNLGWKLAGQVAGWAPDRLLDTYGDERRPVAQDVLTLTRAQSELLRTEPGPQAVRRLLTELMALPDVGRLLAGRVSGTGIRYDLGDGPPLLGRRLRDVALGRGRLYSLLHAGRGLVLDPGGTLSVGGWADRVDHVVDATDELDLPAVLLRPDGYVAWLGEDQVGLVEHLARWFGTPTP